Proteins encoded together in one Erinaceus europaeus chromosome 11, mEriEur2.1, whole genome shotgun sequence window:
- the HES3 gene encoding transcription factor HES-3: MEKKRRARINVSLEQLKSLLEKHYSHQIRKRKLEKADILELSVKYMKSLQYLVQGHWPVPTGAEYPLSFRGCLPGGSQPLRGGEEGGGGLRCPLAQERAGGSTMDSAGPAPEMLERRSPCGPPVWAPAPAAGGVRSPPPLLSGPSTSIPELPSASRLGAESPGLGLRVWRPW, encoded by the exons ATGGAGAAGAAGCGAAGGGCACGCATCAATGTGTCCCTGGAGCAGCTCAAGTCTTTACTGGAGAAACACTACTCACATCAG ATCCGGAAACGCAAGTTGGAGAAGGCTGACATACTGGAGCTGAGCGTCAAGTATATGAAAAGCCTCCAGTACTTGGTGCAAG GGCACTGGCCTGTCCCCACTGGAGCCGAGTACCCGTTATCCTTTCGTGGCTGCCTGCCTGGCGGTAGCCAGCCTCTGCGGGGCGGAGAGGAGGGTGGCGGCGGCCTGCGCTGCCCCCTGGCGCAAGAGCGCGCGGgtggcagcaccatggacagcgccGGTCCCGCCCCAGAAATGTTGGAGCGCCGCAGCCCCTGCGGCCCACCGGTTTGGGCACCTGCTCCGGCCGCCGGCGGCGTCCGGTCCCCACCACCCCTCCTCTCCGGTCCTTCTACCAGCATCCCGGAGCTGCCATCGGCGTCTCGCCTCGGCGCCGAAAGCCCGGGGCTAGGGCTGCGCGTGTGGCGGCCCTGGTGA
- the GPR153 gene encoding probable G-protein coupled receptor 153: MSDERRLPGSAVGWLACGGLSLLANAWGILSVGAKQKKWKPLEFLLCTLAATHMLNVAVPITTYAVVQLRRQRPDYEWNEGLCKVFVSTFYTLTLATCFSVTSLSYHRMWMVRWPVNYRLSNAKKQAVHTVMGIWMVSFILSALPAVGWHDTSERFYTHGCRFIVAEIGLGFGVCFLLLVGGSVAMGVVCTAIALFQTLAVQVGRRADHRTFTVPTIVVEDAQGKRRSSIDGSEPAKTSLQITGLVAAIVIIYDCLMGFPVLVVSFSSLRADASAPWMALCVLWCSVTQALLLPLFLWACDRYRADLKAVWEKCLALMANDEDSDDDTSLEGGAPSDLVLERSPDYSYGGDFVALDRMAKYELSALERGLPQFYPLQAMQEDRMQYLQVPATRRFSHDDADVWAAVPLATFLPRWGSGDDLAALVLPGGPGSERRRSSLLAFAEDAPPFHPRRRSVESLLSLRPATLDAGPRRAPDSPSGSPRRCPPGPSARSASVSLLPDAFALTAFEREPQALRRPSAPRGHFPTRAPENAQLKRDAAPPSGGVQMSRGAAHAHAGPLRTGLSLSWGEPGGLRSVGGDGSTSSFLSSPSESSGYVTLHSDSLGSAS, encoded by the exons ATGAGTGATGAGCGACGGTTGCCTGGCAGTGCAGTGGGCTGGCTGGCATGCGGTGGCCTCTCTCTACTGGCCAATGCCTGGGGCATCCTCAGTGTGGGTGCCAAGCAGaagaagtggaagccactggagtTCCTGCTATGCACGCTGGCAGCCACTCACATGCTCAACGTGGCGGTGCCCATCACCACCTATGCTGTGGTGCAGCTGCGGCGCCAGCGGCCTGACTACGAGTGGAACGAGGGTCTCTGCAAAGTGTTTGtgtccaccttctacaccctcaCCCTGGCCACCTGCTTTTCCGTCACCTCCCTGTCCTATCATCGGATGTGGATGGTCCGCTGGCCTGTCAACTACCG GCTGAGCAACGCCAAGAAGCAGGCTGTGCACACAGTCATGGGCATCTGGATGGTGTCCTTCATCCTGTCAGCCCTGCCCGCTGTCGGCTGGCATGACACCAGCGAACGTTTCTACACCCATGGCTGCCGCTTCATCGTGGCTGAGATAGGCCTGGGCTTCGGAGTCTGCTTCCTGCTGCTGGTGGGTGGTAGCGTGGCCATGGGCGTGGTCTGCACAGCCATTGCCCTCTTCCAGACTCTGGCAGTACAAGTAGGGCGCCGGGCAGACCACCGCACCTTCACAGTGCCCACTATTGTGGTGGAGGATGCCCAGGGCAAGCGCCGCTCCTCCATTGATGGCTCTGAGCCCGCCAAGACCTCGCTGCAGATCACAGGCCTGGTGGCCGCCATCGTCATTATCTACGACTGCCTGATGGGTTTCCCCGTGCTG GTGGTGAGCTTCAGCAGCCTGCGGGCAGATGCCTCAGCACCCTGGATGGCACTGTGTGTGCTGTGGTGCTCGGTGACCCAGGCCCTTCTGCTGCCTTTGTTCCTCTGGGCCTGCGACCGCTACCGTGCTGACCTCAAGGCTGTCTGGGAGAAGTGCCTGGCTCTCATGGCCAATGATGAGGACTCAGATGATG ATACCAGCCTGGAGGGTGGTGCTCCCTCAGACCTGGTGTTGGAGCGCTCCCCTGACTACAGCTATGGGGGTGACTTTGTGGCCCTGGACAGGATGGCCAAGTATGAGCTGTCTGCCCTGGAAAGGGGCCTGCCACAGTTTTACCCTCTGCAAGCCATGCAGGAAGACAGGATGCAGTATCTACAG GTCCCGGCCACGCGGCGCTTCTCGCACGACGACGCCGACGTGTGGGCGGCCGTCCCGCTGGCCACCTTCCTGCCGCGCTGGGGCTCCGGCGACGACCTGGCCGCCTTGGTGCTGCCCGGCGGGCCCGGGTCCGAGCGACGCCGCAGCAGCCTGCTGGCCTTTGCGGAGGACGCGCCCCCCTTCCACCCGCGCCGCCGCTCGGTCGAGAGCCTGCTGTCGCTGCGCCCCGCGACCCTGGACGCCGGGCCCCGCCGGGCCCCCGACTCGCCCTCCGGCAGCCCGCGCCGGTGTCCGCCCGGGCCTAGCGCCCGCTCCGCTTCCGTCTCTCTGCTGCCCGACGCCTTCGCGCTCACGGCCTTCGAGCGGGAGCCACAGGCCCTGCGGCGTCCCTCGGCCCCACGGGGTCATTTCCCCACCCGCGCCCCCGAAAACGCCCAGCTCAAGCGTGACGCGGCGCCCCCCAGCGGCGGCGTACAAATGAGCCGCGGGGCCGCGCATGCGCACGCCGGGCCCCTGCGGACCGGCCTCAGCTTGTCTTGGGGTGAGCCCGGGGGGCTGCGCTCGGTGGGCGGCGACGGCAGCACCAGTAGCTTCCTGAGCTCGCCCTCCGAGTCATCAGGCTACGTCACTCTGCACTCGGACTCGCTGGGCTCCGCGTCCTAG